The Arachis hypogaea cultivar Tifrunner chromosome 19, arahy.Tifrunner.gnm2.J5K5, whole genome shotgun sequence genome has a window encoding:
- the LOC112776775 gene encoding uncharacterized protein, which translates to MNEIGRKRHVREPPCVPFLWEVRPGIAKKDWKPELCSCSSQFPCPEPPLKLIASVPFLWEEKPGTPLPNFSLFSSSLDNIVSNDESSEAITGMELETFRFDIDESMEEKSLVEPEVETTLWATCSETESCTSSYETGRSSPTGATFLECLFPLYPPKSGFLERDENFLFSTQPAEVKAEEDVDDGECTNGSEMMMRKVPTLGELIMMSRRRSCRRKALHMNWDHNPPKEMRRKEDFRCFNFVRGNIVEGLFKRSYLPRMKLVKARQGTMIIEPKLTI; encoded by the exons ATGAATGAAATAGGGAGGAAGAGACATGTTAGAGAGCCACCTTGTGTTCCATTTCTATGGGAAGTAAGGCCAGGCATTGCTAAGAAAGATTGGAAGCCAGAGTTGTGTTCATGTAGCAGCCAGTTTCCTTGTCCTGAACCTCCACTCAAACTAATAGCCTCAGTTCCCTTTCTTTGGGAAGAAAAACCTGGAACACCACTACCTAATTTCTCACTTTTTTCTTCTTCACTGGATAACATTGTTTCCAATGATGAGAGTAGTGAAGCTATTACTGGCATGGAGCTTGAAACATTTAGGTTTGACATTGATGAGTCAATGGAGGAAAAGTCATTGGTTGAACCTGAAGTTGAAACCACATTGTGGGCAACTTGCTcagagacagagagttgcacaaGCAGCTATGAAACAGGAAGGTCAAGTCCAACTGGTGCCACTTTCTTAGAATGCCTATTTCCATTGTATCCACCAAAATCAGGCTTTCTTGAAAGGGATGAGAACTTTCTGTTTTCAACTCAACCAGCAGAAGTAAAGGCAGAAGAAGATGTTGATGATGGAGAGTGTACTAATGGCAGtgagatgatgatgaggaaggtgcCAACACTTGGAGAACTAATCAtgatgagtagaagaagaagctgcAGAAGGAAAGCACTTCACATGAACTGGGATCATAATCCACCTAAG GAAATGAGAAGAAAGGAAGATTTTAGATGCTTCAACTTTGTACGTGGCAACATAGTTGAGGGACTATTCAAGAGAAGCTACTTGCCGAGAATGAAACTAGTCAAGGCAAGGCAGGGGACGATGATAATAGAGCCAAAGCTCACAATATAA